The proteins below come from a single Prochlorococcus marinus CUG1415 genomic window:
- a CDS encoding glutathione peroxidase, with the protein MQVDVQNTTVLSSDGSSIKLGEYSGEVILVVNVASYCGNTAQYEDLQKLHDLYSSKGLRILAFPCNDFGKQEPDTLSEIKNFCTTKYGVKFEIYEKVHAKGNTTEPYTTLNKVEPEGEVEWNFEKFLIGKDSKVIARFKPSVKPFDENLIAAIEVALDS; encoded by the coding sequence ATGCAAGTTGACGTTCAAAATACTACTGTTCTTTCATCAGATGGATCATCTATAAAACTTGGTGAGTACTCAGGGGAAGTCATTTTAGTGGTTAACGTAGCTAGTTATTGTGGGAATACTGCTCAGTATGAGGATCTTCAAAAGCTACATGATTTATATTCAAGCAAAGGCCTTAGAATACTCGCATTCCCATGTAATGATTTTGGGAAACAAGAACCGGACACCCTTTCAGAAATAAAAAATTTTTGTACAACTAAATATGGAGTTAAGTTTGAAATATATGAAAAAGTTCATGCTAAAGGTAATACCACTGAACCATACACAACGCTTAACAAGGTTGAACCTGAGGGTGAGGTTGAATGGAATTTCGAGAAGTTTTTAATAGGAAAAGACAGTAAAGTAATTGCAAGATTCAAACCAAGTGTTAAACCCTTTGACGAAAACTTAATCGCAGCTATTGAAGTAGCGTTAGATTCATAA
- the dusB gene encoding tRNA dihydrouridine synthase DusB has product MSSNIKIKGRGVTRIIKSKVMLSPLAGVTDNVFRRLVRKWAPNSLLFTEMINATSLKKGFGTQKINQLELEEGPVGVQIFDNRPYAVSEAAKQAEDFGAFLIDINMGCPVKKIAKKGGGSALIKDRKLAIELVTKVVKAVKVPVTVKTRLGWDSKEENIEDFLLKLQDAGATMITLHGRTRKQGFSGKSDWEMIGRLKKLLGIPVIANGDIKNPEDALNCLKKTNADGVMIGRGILGSPWKIGEIDYAIREIKDFKEPNAKQKLCLIIEHLEELIKEKGDHGLLIARKHISWTCKDFKGASNLRNSLVRAVDENEVKNLINKMIKTLNN; this is encoded by the coding sequence ATGTCGTCAAATATAAAGATAAAAGGAAGAGGTGTTACAAGGATAATTAAAAGTAAGGTAATGCTATCACCTTTAGCAGGAGTTACAGATAATGTTTTTAGGAGACTTGTTCGTAAATGGGCTCCTAACTCTTTACTCTTTACAGAAATGATTAATGCCACAAGCCTTAAAAAAGGATTTGGGACTCAAAAAATTAATCAACTTGAGTTAGAAGAAGGTCCAGTAGGAGTACAAATTTTTGACAATAGACCATATGCTGTTTCTGAAGCAGCGAAACAAGCAGAAGACTTTGGAGCTTTTTTAATAGATATAAATATGGGATGTCCCGTAAAAAAAATTGCAAAGAAAGGGGGAGGAAGTGCTTTAATTAAAGACCGTAAACTCGCTATAGAATTAGTAACAAAAGTCGTAAAGGCTGTTAAAGTTCCAGTAACAGTAAAAACACGACTCGGATGGGATAGTAAAGAAGAAAATATAGAGGATTTTTTATTAAAGCTCCAAGATGCAGGAGCAACAATGATTACATTGCATGGAAGAACTAGAAAGCAGGGATTTTCAGGAAAGTCCGATTGGGAGATGATCGGGAGACTAAAAAAATTATTGGGAATTCCAGTAATTGCTAATGGAGATATCAAAAATCCAGAAGATGCCCTTAATTGTTTAAAAAAAACAAATGCTGATGGTGTAATGATAGGACGAGGAATTTTAGGATCACCATGGAAAATAGGTGAAATAGATTATGCTATTAGAGAAATTAAAGATTTTAAAGAACCAAACGCAAAACAAAAATTATGCTTAATTATTGAACATCTTGAAGAATTAATAAAAGAAAAAGGAGATCATGGATTGTTAATAGCCAGGAAACATATTTCCTGGACTTGCAAAGATTTTAAAGGTGCTTCAAATTTACGAAACAGTTTGGTTAGAGCTGTTGATGAAAATGAAGTTAAAAATTTAATAAATAAAATGATTAAAACATTGAATAATTAA